Proteins encoded within one genomic window of Oncorhynchus masou masou isolate Uvic2021 chromosome 1, UVic_Omas_1.1, whole genome shotgun sequence:
- the LOC135555779 gene encoding uncharacterized protein LOC135555779, with product MKYLTKKHLTGDITVRAACHRSMRKSEKLHSMRMVLKHSVPVIVVQSHCSCVAGSALCNHLVALLYQTAHYSQLNIPAAPPVHSCTDTEQRWHKPRTLGVKPGPVDGIEFRKSTNSCADGIRSSLYKALNGYMPDMDLLHLSETYANFSPLTTPLVTTMEMSADVPLVESPFGPMQAGSVLSYQLPQPKTREIVKIADAPSPPILPLDGFRLPSLLTSLAIRSSSTSRH from the exons ATGAAG TATCTAACAAAGAAACATTTGACAGGGGATATCACCGTGAGGGCTGCCTGTCACAGGTCCATGAGGAAGAGTGAAAAGCTGCACAGCATGAGA ATGGTGTTAAAGCACTCCGTACCAGTGATAGTGGTCCAAAGCCACTGCTCCTGTGTTGCAGGAAGTGCTCTGTGCAATCATCTGGTGGCCCTTCTTTACCAGACAGCGCACTACTCTCAACTAAACATTCCTGCTGCACCACCAGTTCACAGCTGCACAGACACAGAACAGCGTTGGCACAAGCCAAGAACACTT GGTGTGAAGCCAGGTCCGGTTGATGGGATAGAGTTCCGTAAATCTACTAACTCGTGTGCTGATGGAATAAG AAGTTCTCTCTACAAAGCACTCAATGGATATATGCCTGACATGGACCTTCTCCACCTCTCAGAAACGTACGCCAACTTTTCTCCACTTACTACCCCTCTTGTGACAACAATGGAAATGTCAGCTGACGTGCCCCTGGTTGAGTCCCCCTTTGGGCCAATGCAAGCCGGCAGTGTTCTGTCCTATCAGCTTCCACAGCCAAAGACCCGTGAAATTGTGAAGATTGCCGATGCCCCTTCTCCACCAATACTCCCATTAGATGGCTTCAGGCTTCCCAGTTTGCTTACGTCCTTAGCCATCAGGAGCAGTTCCACCTCAAGGCATTAG
- the spaca9 gene encoding LOW QUALITY PROTEIN: sperm acrosome-associated protein 9 (The sequence of the model RefSeq protein was modified relative to this genomic sequence to represent the inferred CDS: inserted 1 base in 1 codon) → MYCAAAPYCKLIHLKWHFPVDECAQLARERLKTINKHTHLFKLQQVLFIAALEXHKHAHDRTEPVATVMQVRPSLNRYMEHHCINATDLHIFTLFLKIVEE, encoded by the exons ATGTATTGTGCTGCAGCTCCATATTGTAAACTTATCCATCTCAAATGGCATTTTCCTGTTGACGAGTGTGCACAACTGGCAAGGGAGAGGTTGAAGACCATTAATAAACACACTCACCTCTTCAAACTGCAGCAGGTCCTTTTCATAGCAGCCCTAG GTCACAAGCATGCTCATGATAGGACAGAACCAGTGGCAACAGTCATGCAGGTGAGACCATCACTCAACA GGTACATGGAGCACCATTGTATTAATGCCACAGATCTACACATTTTCACCCTCTTCTTGAAAATTGTGGAGGAGTAG